A window from Chitinophaga filiformis encodes these proteins:
- a CDS encoding GNAT family N-acetyltransferase, translated as MDINTIIEGAHGVSLRNLERGDADAMSVLANNPAIARNLRNAFPHPYTRKDAVFYIEKAREGAWGYCQAIYYEEAFAGVINLMPQEDVYRHTAEIGYWLGEPYWHRGIMTEAIRLMCRHAFSQTGIIRIYAGVFSYNRYSAAALVKNGFVLEGIRKKAVLKYNELFDEHFYALLKS; from the coding sequence ATGGATATCAACACAATCATTGAGGGAGCCCATGGCGTATCTTTAAGGAACCTGGAACGGGGGGACGCAGATGCGATGTCTGTGCTGGCAAACAATCCGGCAATAGCCCGTAACCTAAGGAATGCATTTCCACATCCTTATACACGGAAGGATGCGGTTTTCTACATCGAAAAGGCCCGGGAAGGCGCCTGGGGATATTGCCAGGCAATATATTATGAAGAAGCATTTGCCGGTGTCATTAACCTGATGCCCCAGGAGGATGTATACCGGCATACGGCAGAAATAGGGTACTGGCTGGGAGAGCCCTATTGGCATAGAGGTATCATGACAGAAGCGATCCGTCTTATGTGCCGGCATGCTTTCAGCCAGACGGGCATTATCCGCATCTATGCAGGCGTGTTTTCCTACAATCGGTACTCAGCTGCGGCACTGGTAAAGAACGGATTTGTACTGGAAGGCATCAGGAAGAAAGCGGTATTAAAGTACAATGAACTATTTGACGAGCATTTTTATGCATTATTAAAATCTTGA
- a CDS encoding RNA polymerase sigma factor, whose protein sequence is MTEKATSQQLLPHLFRLEYAKMTAVLCRHFGLQHIETAEDIVSETFLTASEVWAEGGLPANPTAWLYTVAKNKTKDFLRRQKIFETKVKGKLPTAEAIPEPEIEFTQERFNDSQLAMIFAVCNPANAPESQICLALQILCGFSVEEIANAFLTKNETIKKRLLRARTNLRNDDFKITTLQEDAVQSRLDTVLRTLYLLFNEGYCSASNNHAIRKELCSEAIRLTLLLTENPTSNTTKVNALLALMCYQSSRLEARENEAGETILFEQQDKDLWSQELIDKGNYYLVNACSGNEVSKYHLEAGIAYWHTTPTDNKKWEHILQLYNELILIEYSSMTALNRTFAFAKVYGYDKGIIAAEKLQLEDNSYYHSLLGYLYAGRDVDKAVAHYNTAIKLTKSAAERRTLLKEVGRLTSACGSAQPFDIK, encoded by the coding sequence ATGACAGAAAAGGCAACATCGCAACAACTTTTACCCCATCTGTTCAGATTGGAGTACGCTAAAATGACGGCCGTCTTATGCCGTCATTTTGGCCTGCAACATATTGAGACAGCGGAAGACATTGTTAGTGAAACATTCCTGACAGCGTCGGAGGTATGGGCTGAGGGTGGATTACCTGCCAATCCTACTGCCTGGCTTTACACCGTCGCCAAAAATAAGACGAAAGACTTTCTCAGGCGGCAGAAGATCTTTGAAACGAAGGTTAAAGGGAAGCTCCCAACAGCTGAAGCAATACCCGAACCTGAGATTGAATTCACGCAAGAGCGCTTCAACGACAGTCAGCTGGCCATGATCTTTGCGGTTTGCAACCCGGCCAATGCACCTGAATCCCAGATCTGCCTGGCGCTGCAAATTCTATGCGGATTCAGTGTAGAGGAAATAGCGAACGCTTTTCTTACGAAAAATGAAACCATCAAGAAGCGTTTACTCAGGGCAAGGACAAATCTACGGAATGATGATTTCAAGATCACCACATTACAGGAAGATGCTGTTCAGTCCAGGCTCGATACCGTACTCAGAACTTTATACCTGTTGTTCAATGAAGGGTATTGCTCCGCGTCCAATAATCATGCTATAAGAAAAGAGCTCTGCTCTGAAGCCATCCGGCTTACGCTTTTGTTGACAGAAAATCCCACTAGTAATACAACAAAAGTGAATGCCCTTCTTGCGTTAATGTGTTATCAAAGCTCCAGGCTGGAGGCAAGGGAAAATGAAGCAGGAGAAACGATATTGTTTGAACAGCAGGATAAAGACCTTTGGAGCCAGGAGCTGATCGACAAAGGAAATTACTACCTGGTGAATGCCTGTTCAGGCAATGAAGTATCTAAATATCACCTCGAAGCCGGCATTGCTTACTGGCATACAACACCCACTGACAATAAGAAATGGGAGCATATCCTGCAGCTTTATAATGAGCTTATCCTCATAGAGTATTCTTCTATGACAGCCCTGAACAGAACCTTTGCTTTTGCCAAAGTATACGGATATGACAAGGGTATTATAGCAGCAGAAAAGTTACAACTGGAGGATAACAGTTATTATCATTCCCTGCTGGGGTATCTATATGCAGGCAGAGATGTCGACAAGGCTGTTGCTCATTATAATACTGCTATCAAGTTGACGAAGTCGGCCGCGGAAAGGAGGACTTTGTTGAAGGAGGTAGGGCGGTTGACTTCCGCCTGCGGATCCGCTCAACCATTCGATATAAAATAA
- a CDS encoding nitrilase family protein, with protein MLPIKIATAQFENRSNDKAYNLGVIRSIAAQAKSQGAQVIAFHECSITGYTFARHLDRRQLTDVAESIPDGESIQALIAIAKELDIVILAGLFEKTDDGSLYKAYVCVDKTGLLAKYRKLHPFINPHLTPGNEYVVFDLLGWKCGILICYDNNIIENVRATALLGADIIFMPHVTMCTPSTRPGAGFVDPALWTSRETDPTSLRAEFDGLKGRSWLMKWLPARAYDNGIYAIFSNPIGMDDDQLKNGCSMIIDPFGDVVAECRRLGDDFVIATLTPEKLTQSGGYRYRNARRPELYGAVISAPHKAVQKVVWMQDTEK; from the coding sequence ATGCTGCCAATAAAAATAGCTACTGCACAGTTCGAAAACCGAAGCAACGATAAAGCATATAACCTGGGGGTTATCCGATCCATTGCTGCACAGGCCAAATCGCAGGGAGCGCAGGTGATCGCGTTTCACGAATGTTCTATCACGGGTTATACTTTTGCCCGGCATCTGGACCGCCGGCAATTGACAGATGTTGCAGAATCCATTCCTGATGGTGAAAGCATACAGGCCTTAATTGCTATTGCAAAAGAGCTGGATATTGTGATCCTGGCGGGGCTGTTTGAAAAAACAGATGATGGTTCATTATATAAAGCCTATGTATGTGTGGATAAAACAGGTTTGCTGGCCAAATACCGCAAGCTGCATCCTTTCATTAACCCACATCTCACCCCGGGCAATGAATATGTTGTGTTTGACCTGTTGGGATGGAAATGCGGCATACTGATCTGCTACGACAATAACATCATTGAAAATGTCAGGGCTACCGCTTTGCTGGGCGCTGACATCATCTTTATGCCACATGTAACGATGTGTACCCCTTCCACCCGGCCTGGAGCCGGGTTTGTGGATCCGGCGTTATGGACATCCCGGGAAACTGACCCGACCTCGCTGCGCGCGGAATTTGACGGATTAAAAGGCCGCAGCTGGCTAATGAAATGGCTACCGGCAAGAGCATATGATAATGGCATCTATGCCATCTTCTCCAATCCAATTGGTATGGACGACGACCAGTTGAAGAATGGCTGTTCGATGATCATTGATCCGTTTGGAGATGTCGTTGCTGAATGCAGACGCCTGGGCGATGACTTTGTGATTGCAACACTTACGCCGGAAAAACTAACACAATCAGGTGGATACCGCTACCGGAATGCAAGGCGGCCGGAGTTGTATGGAGCAGTCATTTCGGCTCCTCATAAGGCGGTACAGAAAGTAGTATGGATGCAGGATACCGAAAAATAA
- a CDS encoding helix-turn-helix domain-containing protein has product MIRRGQLLTEDAKEHFFKIAYPAAPFQEYVDYYFEISTDPAAADFYINGLPSSNTLLAFNLNQQSWHSLKEGSDKPAVFNRAHLLGHTSILHTGIYAGGMHTFFVKLSPGIAALLFREAAASFVNTHTDLSCLWTRELPAEQLMEAASFRERIELFQQLLMKRMVHDRHHLKVQRLHQMMKAFHSLQLKGEKEIEKICSANWVSYASARRDFLQYIGFTPKYCQRISRLKRALKAYKKHGYHFYYEDYGYTDFSHFAKDSRQITGRPPSLLI; this is encoded by the coding sequence ATGATAAGAAGAGGCCAGCTTTTAACGGAAGACGCGAAAGAGCACTTTTTTAAGATCGCTTATCCGGCAGCTCCTTTCCAGGAGTATGTTGACTATTATTTTGAGATCAGCACCGATCCCGCTGCAGCAGACTTTTACATCAATGGCCTGCCTTCTTCCAATACACTGCTGGCTTTTAACCTGAATCAGCAGTCCTGGCATTCTTTAAAGGAGGGTAGTGATAAGCCCGCCGTTTTCAATCGAGCACACCTGTTGGGGCATACATCCATATTACATACCGGCATTTATGCCGGTGGTATGCATACTTTCTTTGTAAAATTAAGCCCGGGTATTGCAGCATTACTGTTTAGAGAAGCGGCAGCCTCCTTTGTCAATACACATACAGACCTCTCCTGCCTATGGACCAGGGAACTGCCGGCGGAGCAGCTAATGGAAGCTGCCAGTTTCAGGGAGCGGATAGAATTATTTCAGCAACTGCTGATGAAACGCATGGTGCATGACCGTCACCACCTGAAGGTACAGCGCCTGCATCAGATGATGAAAGCCTTCCACTCGCTGCAACTGAAAGGTGAAAAAGAAATCGAAAAGATCTGTTCGGCCAACTGGGTCAGCTATGCATCGGCCAGAAGGGATTTCCTGCAATACATCGGATTTACGCCTAAATATTGCCAACGGATCAGCAGGCTAAAGCGTGCATTAAAAGCATATAAAAAACATGGCTATCATTTTTACTATGAAGATTACGGTTACACCGATTTTTCCCACTTTGCAAAAGATAGCAGGCAAATAACAGGACGCCCGCCCTCACTTTTGATATAG
- a CDS encoding YciI family protein has protein sequence MKEFVLIFRTSNNADFKPSPEQIQERMNWLAGIASQNKLVDKGNSLSPLSAKTVRPGNVVTDGPYTEIKEFVAGYVIVRADNLDDATELAKDNPVLKSGGNVEVREIMKRDSNN, from the coding sequence ATGAAAGAGTTTGTATTAATCTTCAGGACCAGCAACAACGCGGATTTCAAGCCATCCCCTGAGCAGATTCAGGAAAGAATGAACTGGCTGGCCGGCATTGCCTCCCAAAACAAACTGGTTGATAAAGGGAATTCCCTCTCACCCCTCAGTGCCAAAACCGTAAGACCCGGTAATGTAGTGACGGACGGTCCATACACGGAGATTAAGGAATTTGTAGCCGGTTATGTCATTGTCAGAGCAGATAACCTCGATGATGCGACTGAACTGGCCAAAGACAACCCGGTATTGAAATCTGGTGGCAATGTGGAGGTCAGGGAGATCATGAAACGCGATAGCAATAATTAA
- a CDS encoding helix-turn-helix transcriptional regulator → MQIQPHPALAHLVRHYLVLEEREAVNWQHRLFTDANTGLVFNLGEAAFHISDASPSQHAAWLYGQINNYHDLSLSGHIKWIIVVFRPYGAHQLWGVPASEWNNCFFPASEVLGASIHVITSKLLATTLLSQQLQLIDTFLLHQLDKRRRPEPVVIQAVEEITKHEGTLQVECLLRKLSVTERTLERKFKLHTGITPKQFSGITRLNASAKRIKRMQAEDTLTDIAYESGYFDQAHFIRDFRKYTGFTPQQYQQEVHPLALNFLQL, encoded by the coding sequence ATGCAGATCCAGCCACATCCTGCTTTAGCACATCTTGTCCGGCACTACCTGGTACTGGAGGAGCGGGAAGCTGTTAACTGGCAGCATCGATTGTTTACTGATGCCAATACGGGGTTAGTGTTCAATCTTGGAGAGGCAGCTTTTCATATTTCGGATGCCTCGCCATCGCAGCATGCCGCCTGGTTATACGGGCAGATCAATAATTATCATGATCTTTCTCTTTCCGGTCACATCAAATGGATCATTGTAGTGTTCCGGCCTTATGGCGCTCATCAGCTCTGGGGTGTACCTGCATCGGAATGGAATAATTGCTTTTTTCCTGCCAGCGAGGTGCTGGGCGCTTCCATTCATGTTATTACTTCCAAATTGCTGGCTACAACGTTATTAAGTCAGCAGCTCCAATTGATCGATACATTCCTTCTACACCAGCTGGATAAGCGCCGGCGTCCCGAGCCGGTTGTTATTCAAGCTGTGGAGGAAATTACAAAGCACGAAGGTACGCTGCAGGTAGAATGTTTGCTCAGGAAGCTGTCAGTAACTGAGCGCACATTAGAAAGAAAATTCAAACTACATACCGGTATCACTCCCAAACAATTTTCCGGTATTACCCGTTTAAATGCCAGTGCGAAAAGAATAAAAAGGATGCAGGCGGAAGATACGCTTACTGACATCGCCTATGAAAGCGGCTATTTTGACCAGGCTCATTTTATTAGGGATTTCCGGAAATATACCGGTTTTACACCTCAGCAATATCAGCAGGAGGTGCATCCGCTGGCGTTAAACTTCCTGCAATTGTAA
- a CDS encoding ATP-grasp domain-containing protein, whose amino-acid sequence MEKYKHIQWVVQRNLTSQADFEGMKNACEKIGAPFISLDIIPFTAELPLFDRSRRSIIYGSTTFNALAYEDVSLREGIFFNKEAFSIENYNSQWGRHMLNYEAGISTFRELMENRTYPGDKLLFIRPDDDSKSFAGETKRFDEIEGWFNMLMQIENSTLSAESRIVISEPYNIRYEWRLWIVNKKVVAASKYREYFKLRKEEGCPAAVVDFAESRCLEYTPHDVFVMDICLCGDEYFIVECGCMNGAGFYKGDISSIISNVSDYFISNG is encoded by the coding sequence ATGGAAAAGTATAAACATATTCAATGGGTTGTACAGCGGAATCTAACCAGCCAAGCCGATTTTGAAGGAATGAAGAATGCCTGTGAAAAGATCGGAGCTCCTTTTATTTCCCTGGATATCATTCCCTTTACTGCAGAGCTGCCCCTGTTTGACAGGAGCCGCAGGTCCATCATCTATGGCTCTACTACATTTAATGCTTTAGCCTATGAAGATGTATCGCTGCGTGAAGGGATCTTCTTTAATAAAGAGGCATTCTCAATAGAGAATTATAACAGTCAATGGGGACGGCATATGCTCAACTATGAAGCCGGTATCTCTACTTTTAGAGAACTCATGGAAAACAGGACGTATCCTGGAGATAAACTGTTATTTATTCGTCCGGATGACGATAGTAAGTCGTTTGCTGGTGAAACAAAGCGGTTTGATGAAATAGAGGGGTGGTTCAATATGCTTATGCAGATTGAGAATAGCACTTTATCCGCGGAGAGCAGGATTGTAATATCTGAACCGTATAATATTCGATACGAATGGCGGCTTTGGATCGTTAATAAAAAAGTGGTCGCTGCCTCTAAGTACAGGGAGTATTTTAAACTCAGGAAGGAAGAAGGATGTCCGGCGGCCGTAGTAGATTTTGCAGAATCCAGATGCCTTGAATACACCCCTCACGATGTATTTGTGATGGATATTTGTTTGTGTGGGGATGAATACTTTATTGTAGAATGTGGTTGTATGAATGGTGCGGGTTTCTACAAGGGTGATATTAGCAGTATTATCAGTAATGTTTCTGATTATTTTATATCGAATGGTTGA
- a CDS encoding pyridoxal-dependent decarboxylase, with product MKQALSSRQRFAQNLAQQREEILAKLKVTGTGSDDLAGWFLGPKAENTELLQALIHQALDNHCNDRKTLYPNDPVYVTEEMKQTPEYQQTVSVLKNKLDVLLQQLKGSVPFWSYRWQSHMNWDTTLPSMAGYFGTMLYNPNNVAAEASPVTTVLEMIVGDELCKMLGYNISGESQTLGPKAWGHITCDGSIANNEAMWAARNLKYYTISLAAAIKNEPLLQKAGALKIRLADGSVTTMADAGSWELLNLSVDEVLGLPDRLNTEFHINLDLLNDIMENYSIQNIGFDGINKYIDSGIKSPVLMAASTCHYSWPKSAAVLGIGANNLIKIYVDENARLHIGRLKEELQNALDNRMPVLMVVAVIGTTEESAVDPLKEIVAVREDFRKKGLNFVIHSDAAWGGYFTSILRKPERQLSNRFVLYTPTLTMNAYVTEQYAHIHQSDSITIDPHKAGYIPYPAGGLCYKNGAMRNLVAFAAPVVYHGGVDPTVGIYGLEGSKPGAAAAAAYMSHQVIPLDQSGYGQILGKCLFNSKRLYSAFITMAEPDDPFIIVPFQRLPAEKNGEGPDKIKQQYEFIKEEIVPRTNEQIMANPQAVALLPELGSDQVIITYTFNFKENGVLNKNVDKLNELNLNIFQALSLSPGEHDHPSKTPMYLTQSQFDNESYGKSFVDDYKKRLGLSVDNDEPVNILISTTMNPWLTDTSEGNFIPELVKVLRQTVLEQVEKLVGALEEA from the coding sequence ATGAAACAAGCTCTAAGCTCCCGGCAGCGCTTTGCGCAAAACCTGGCGCAGCAACGTGAAGAAATACTGGCCAAGCTCAAGGTAACAGGAACAGGCTCCGACGACCTTGCCGGCTGGTTCCTGGGCCCTAAAGCAGAAAATACAGAACTGCTGCAGGCACTTATCCACCAGGCGCTGGACAATCACTGCAACGACCGTAAAACCCTCTACCCCAATGATCCGGTATATGTGACCGAAGAAATGAAACAAACGCCGGAATACCAGCAAACGGTAAGCGTACTGAAAAATAAGCTGGACGTGCTGCTGCAACAGTTGAAAGGCTCCGTACCTTTCTGGAGTTACCGCTGGCAGTCGCATATGAACTGGGACACTACCCTGCCCAGTATGGCCGGTTATTTCGGCACCATGTTATATAATCCCAACAACGTTGCCGCCGAGGCGTCTCCCGTTACGACAGTACTGGAAATGATTGTGGGCGACGAACTTTGCAAGATGCTGGGATATAATATCTCCGGCGAATCGCAGACACTGGGACCGAAAGCATGGGGACATATTACCTGCGATGGCTCTATTGCCAACAATGAAGCCATGTGGGCCGCACGTAACCTGAAGTATTATACTATCAGCCTGGCTGCGGCCATCAAAAACGAGCCATTACTACAGAAAGCCGGCGCTTTGAAAATAAGACTGGCCGACGGCTCTGTTACTACCATGGCCGATGCAGGCAGCTGGGAGCTCCTGAACCTTTCTGTTGACGAGGTGCTTGGCCTGCCGGACAGGCTAAACACAGAATTCCATATCAACCTGGATCTGCTTAACGATATCATGGAGAACTACAGCATCCAGAATATCGGTTTTGACGGCATCAATAAATATATAGACAGCGGCATCAAATCGCCCGTACTCATGGCTGCTTCCACCTGTCACTATTCATGGCCTAAATCGGCCGCAGTGCTGGGCATTGGCGCCAATAACCTCATCAAGATCTATGTAGATGAAAATGCAAGGCTCCATATAGGCCGCCTGAAGGAAGAGCTGCAAAATGCGCTGGACAACCGCATGCCGGTGCTGATGGTCGTAGCTGTAATAGGCACTACGGAGGAAAGTGCAGTAGACCCCCTGAAAGAAATTGTAGCGGTACGCGAGGATTTCAGGAAAAAGGGCCTGAACTTCGTGATCCACTCAGATGCAGCCTGGGGTGGCTATTTCACATCCATTCTCCGGAAACCGGAACGCCAGTTATCTAACAGGTTTGTGCTGTACACTCCTACGCTGACCATGAACGCGTATGTAACAGAACAGTATGCGCATATTCACCAGTCGGACTCTATTACGATAGATCCGCATAAAGCAGGCTATATTCCTTACCCGGCAGGCGGCCTTTGTTATAAGAACGGCGCTATGCGTAACCTCGTAGCATTTGCAGCGCCGGTGGTATACCATGGTGGTGTAGATCCGACGGTAGGCATTTATGGACTGGAGGGCTCTAAACCAGGCGCCGCAGCAGCTGCCGCTTATATGAGCCACCAGGTAATTCCGCTGGACCAGAGCGGTTACGGCCAGATCCTCGGGAAGTGCCTCTTCAACAGCAAACGCCTGTACAGCGCCTTTATTACGATGGCAGAACCAGATGATCCTTTTATCATCGTGCCATTCCAACGGCTGCCGGCAGAAAAGAACGGAGAAGGGCCGGACAAGATAAAGCAACAATACGAGTTCATTAAAGAGGAGATCGTGCCCAGGACCAATGAACAGATCATGGCCAATCCGCAGGCCGTGGCATTATTGCCGGAACTGGGCAGTGACCAGGTCATTATTACCTACACCTTCAACTTCAAGGAAAACGGGGTGCTTAATAAGAATGTGGATAAACTGAATGAATTAAACCTGAATATCTTCCAGGCTTTAAGTCTTTCACCGGGCGAACATGATCATCCGTCCAAAACACCGATGTATTTAACCCAGTCACAGTTCGACAATGAATCGTACGGTAAATCATTTGTAGATGATTATAAAAAACGCCTGGGCCTATCCGTCGATAATGATGAACCGGTGAACATCCTGATCTCTACCACCATGAACCCATGGCTGACAGATACATCTGAAGGCAATTTCATACCTGAACTGGTGAAGGTGTTACGCCAGACAGTACTGGAACAGGTAGAAAAGCTGGTAGGCGCGCTGGAAGAAGCATAG
- a CDS encoding beta-L-arabinofuranosidase domain-containing protein, translating to MKNIAIIPLLITGLSCTVTGQVKKTPQMKPQVRPYTGNRAPLYQKPYIELPLGAIEPQGWLKTMLLNQKEGATGQLDKLYPLVMGPRNGWLGGDGDQWERGPYWIDGLLPLAYILKDTALIARVKPWVEWSINSQQPDGYFGPSRDYPYEPGIQRDNSRDWWPKMVMLKVLKQYYTATGDQRVISLLTNYFRYQLKQLPTFPLDHWSFWGRYRAGDNLMVIYWLYNITGDQFLLELADLMHKQTFDFTEAFLHSDMLRRPGSIHGVNLAQGMKEPLIYYQQHPDKIYLEATKTGFDDLRKYNGMAHGLYGGDEALHGNNPTQGSELCTAVEMMFTLESILEISGDVSYADLLEKIAFNALPSQIAEDFIQRQYFQQANQVVATRHTRNFDVNHSGTDLCYGLLSGYPCCTSNMHQGWPKFTQNLWYATADKGIAALLYAPSEVTTYVGDKTVISFKEETSYPFGESIRFTLSTGKKVPSVTFPFHLRIPAWCKQATVKVNGQLWKEVEGNQVVKVDRTWKSGDVVELLLPMQISKSRWYENAMSVERGPITYALKIGEKISKVTNDKDPIEYGAAYYEVRPATPWNYGLIEVPDDKLQEQYIVEKKDSTVSYPWTLDHAPVLIKTKAKRIPSWNLYNEMSGPIPYTMTYGLETGEAEDVILVPYGCTKLRISQFPVVGR from the coding sequence ATGAAGAACATTGCTATCATTCCACTGCTCATCACAGGTCTCTCTTGCACGGTTACAGGTCAGGTGAAGAAGACACCACAAATGAAGCCTCAGGTCCGGCCGTATACCGGCAACCGTGCTCCACTCTATCAGAAACCTTATATCGAACTGCCTTTAGGCGCCATCGAGCCACAGGGATGGCTTAAAACCATGCTGCTCAACCAGAAGGAAGGCGCTACCGGTCAGCTGGACAAATTGTACCCACTGGTAATGGGCCCGCGAAATGGCTGGCTGGGTGGCGATGGCGACCAATGGGAGCGGGGACCTTATTGGATCGACGGGCTTCTGCCCCTGGCCTATATCCTGAAAGATACTGCGCTGATTGCCCGGGTGAAGCCCTGGGTAGAATGGTCTATTAACAGCCAGCAGCCCGATGGCTATTTTGGTCCCTCCCGTGACTATCCTTATGAACCGGGCATACAGCGCGACAATAGCCGCGACTGGTGGCCCAAAATGGTCATGCTGAAAGTGCTGAAACAGTATTACACAGCTACCGGCGATCAGCGGGTCATTAGCCTGCTGACCAATTATTTCAGGTATCAGCTGAAACAGTTGCCCACCTTCCCCCTGGATCACTGGTCTTTCTGGGGCCGCTACCGTGCGGGCGATAACCTCATGGTGATATACTGGCTCTATAATATCACCGGCGATCAGTTCCTGCTGGAACTGGCGGATCTCATGCACAAGCAGACCTTCGATTTTACAGAAGCCTTTCTGCACAGTGATATGTTACGCCGTCCCGGCAGTATTCACGGGGTGAACCTGGCGCAGGGTATGAAGGAACCACTTATTTATTATCAGCAACATCCGGATAAAATATACCTGGAGGCTACCAAAACAGGCTTTGATGATCTGCGGAAATACAACGGCATGGCCCATGGCCTCTATGGCGGAGACGAAGCCCTGCATGGTAATAATCCAACACAGGGTTCGGAACTCTGCACCGCTGTGGAAATGATGTTCACACTGGAAAGCATCCTGGAGATCAGCGGAGATGTCAGTTATGCCGATCTGCTGGAGAAGATCGCATTCAACGCCCTGCCTTCCCAGATAGCGGAAGATTTTATTCAAAGGCAATATTTCCAGCAGGCTAACCAGGTAGTGGCCACCCGGCATACCCGCAACTTTGATGTGAACCATAGCGGTACAGATCTTTGTTATGGCCTGCTCTCCGGGTATCCCTGCTGCACTTCCAACATGCATCAGGGCTGGCCGAAGTTTACGCAGAACCTCTGGTACGCTACCGCCGACAAAGGCATTGCTGCGCTGTTATATGCGCCCAGTGAAGTAACTACTTATGTGGGCGACAAGACGGTGATCTCTTTTAAAGAGGAGACCAGCTATCCGTTTGGAGAATCCATCCGCTTCACATTATCCACCGGAAAGAAGGTTCCATCTGTAACATTCCCTTTTCATCTCCGCATTCCCGCCTGGTGTAAACAGGCCACAGTGAAAGTAAACGGACAACTATGGAAAGAAGTAGAAGGCAACCAGGTCGTAAAGGTAGACCGTACCTGGAAATCGGGTGATGTGGTAGAGTTGCTTCTGCCTATGCAGATCTCTAAGAGCAGGTGGTATGAAAACGCCATGTCTGTTGAACGCGGACCGATTACCTATGCACTGAAAATAGGTGAGAAAATAAGTAAGGTCACAAATGATAAAGACCCGATAGAATATGGCGCTGCCTATTATGAAGTACGGCCTGCTACACCATGGAACTATGGCCTGATAGAGGTGCCTGACGATAAGTTACAGGAGCAATATATAGTAGAAAAGAAAGACAGTACCGTCAGCTATCCCTGGACGCTGGACCATGCACCTGTATTGATCAAAACAAAGGCTAAACGTATTCCTTCCTGGAATTTATACAATGAAATGAGCGGGCCAATTCCTTATACTATGACGTATGGATTGGAGACGGGCGAGGCGGAAGATGTCATACTGGTGCCATACGGCTGTACAAAACTCAGGATATCGCAGTTCCCCGTGGTGGGAAGATAG
- a CDS encoding DoxX family protein, translated as MTGKTNKIIYRASTVFVAMFSILGAWGLLAAPFFIDTVHAMGYPNYFRISLAVFKILGGVALLIPIPARMKEWAYAGIGINVISAIISFSAIHAPAASFISPLIALVILIISYVYFCRTVHLSPSVNFDRHEREQ; from the coding sequence ATGACGGGCAAAACAAACAAGATCATCTACCGGGCAAGCACCGTTTTCGTAGCCATGTTTTCCATCCTCGGCGCCTGGGGCTTACTGGCAGCACCTTTTTTTATCGACACCGTACATGCAATGGGCTATCCCAATTATTTCAGGATAAGCCTGGCAGTCTTTAAGATACTGGGCGGCGTGGCGCTATTGATCCCTATTCCTGCCAGGATGAAGGAATGGGCTTATGCAGGGATCGGTATCAATGTAATATCGGCTATTATTTCATTTTCCGCCATTCATGCGCCGGCCGCAAGTTTTATATCGCCCCTTATAGCACTGGTGATCTTAATCATTTCTTACGTTTATTTTTGCAGAACAGTTCACTTGTCCCCTTCCGTCAATTTCGATCGTCATGAAAGGGAACAATAA